One part of the Tunicatimonas pelagia genome encodes these proteins:
- a CDS encoding helix-turn-helix domain-containing protein, which translates to MVVESELKALGAEVQAVELGYAQVQLPATLTLKEIDAQLKKCGLELIYEPESLLIEQTKIAVLDYLNHVQAKGNNAKKLSEYIALKVGKNYGYLSKIFSKYTTDTLESYYIHLRVEKVKELLDYDQLNASEIAMTLGYSSVHYLSNQFKRITGFSVSEYKRRVKIDRESLDSL; encoded by the coding sequence ATGGTTGTTGAAAGTGAGTTGAAGGCGTTGGGAGCCGAGGTGCAAGCGGTAGAACTGGGCTATGCTCAGGTGCAACTTCCAGCGACACTTACACTTAAAGAAATTGATGCTCAACTGAAAAAGTGTGGGCTTGAACTTATTTATGAACCCGAAAGTCTACTTATCGAGCAGACTAAAATTGCTGTCTTGGATTATCTAAATCACGTGCAGGCCAAAGGAAATAATGCCAAAAAGCTCTCGGAGTATATCGCACTTAAAGTTGGTAAGAACTACGGTTACTTAAGCAAGATATTTTCAAAATATACCACCGATACGCTAGAGAGCTACTACATCCACTTACGGGTAGAGAAGGTGAAGGAGCTGTTAGACTACGATCAGCTTAATGCCTCTGAAATTGCCATGACCTTAGGATATAGCAGTGTCCATTATCTCTCTAACCAGTTTAAAAGAATCACGGGCTTTTCGGTATCTGAGTACAAAAGAAGGGTGAAGATAGATAGAGAGTCTCTTGATAGCCTATGA
- a CDS encoding efflux RND transporter permease subunit → MLNRTIKFFLENKLITVLILLGFIAWGVVTAPFGWETGVLPSDPVPVDAIPDIGENQQIVFTNWQGRSPQDIEDQISYPLTTYLLGIPGVKSIRSSSIFGFSSIYIIFNEDIEFYWSRSRILEKLNSIPAGLLPDGVQPTLGPDATALGQVFWYTLEGRDENGNPTGGWDLHEIRTVQDFYVKYGLNATEGVSEVASIGGFVQEYQIDVNPDALKAYDIPLHRVMTAVRQSNKDVGAKTIEINQAEYLVRGLGYIKTIEDIEKAVVAVNANVPVRIQDIGIVTLGPATRRGLLDKDGAEVVGGVVVARYGANPLQVINNVKDKIAEIAPGLPKKTLANGTVSQLTIVPFYDRSQLIYETLGTLEEAISLQILISILVVVIMVFNLRASLLIASILPITVLMVFIAMRYFGVDANIVALSGIAIAIGTMIDLGIILSENIIKHLDEAPPEQKLIQTIYQGSAEVSSAILTAVSTTIVSFVPVFTMQAAEGKLFGPLAFTKTFALVAALLVSLFILPTLAHWFFGFRIKNQRLLTLVNIGLMVMGAIALFFTQWWAGIMLILFGSVFFLKSWYEKSNRSQHLYSWIITKAELIVVVLGVIWLLAEYWLPLGAGESLGINILFVGFLVGIILTGFSLLAYYYRPILSWCLRHKTTFLIIPAMLILFGLNIWLGFNTVFGFVAKGFDKTGIEIQTTRVWSGLAHAFPGIGKEFMPSLDEGSFLLMPTSMPHSGMAYNRKVVGQLDMLLTNIPEVALTVGKLGRVESALDPAPISMYENVINYKPEYMVDQRGRRIRFKVDKEGNYRLQSGDVLSNEEALEQGISADQLVRDDNGTYFRNWRERIQSPDDIWDEIVQVTKIPGVTSAPKLQPIETRLVMLQTGMRAPMGIKVYGPDLRTIQDFGLQLEEILKNVPSVKAEAVFADRIVGKPYMHLNINRDEISRYGLNVEDVQQTIETAIGGMKITTTVEGRERFPVRVRYPRELRDDPESLANILMATPTGAQIPLGQLVDIEYVRGPQAIKSEETFLVGYVLFDKRDGYAEVDVVNDAQAAITDQIEAGNLDVPAGISYKFSGSYENQVRAEKRLSIIVPVVLAIVFLILYFQFRSVTTSLMIFTGIAMAFTGGFIMIWLYGQDWFANFSLFNTNMRDLFQMQSINLSVAVWVGFIALFGIATDDGVLMGTYLDQSFIKNRTKSITEIRDAVVEAGLRRIRPAVMTSATTVIALLPILTSTGRGADIMIPMAIPAFGGMMVAAVTYFIVPVLYCLREERKLRKQS, encoded by the coding sequence ATGTTGAACCGTACCATTAAATTCTTTTTAGAAAATAAGCTCATCACTGTTCTTATCCTGCTAGGGTTTATTGCTTGGGGTGTGGTGACCGCCCCCTTTGGATGGGAGACAGGCGTTTTACCCTCTGACCCCGTGCCGGTGGATGCTATTCCCGATATTGGCGAAAACCAGCAGATTGTCTTTACGAATTGGCAAGGCCGGTCTCCGCAAGACATTGAAGATCAAATATCCTATCCCTTAACCACCTATCTACTCGGTATTCCCGGGGTTAAGTCTATCCGCAGCTCGTCTATTTTTGGCTTTTCCAGCATCTACATCATCTTTAACGAAGACATTGAATTTTACTGGAGCCGTTCTCGCATCCTGGAGAAACTCAATTCTATCCCAGCCGGGCTACTGCCTGATGGTGTTCAGCCGACCCTGGGCCCGGATGCTACCGCGCTGGGACAAGTTTTTTGGTACACCCTGGAAGGGCGGGATGAAAACGGTAACCCCACCGGGGGATGGGATTTGCACGAGATCCGCACCGTGCAGGATTTCTACGTAAAGTACGGCCTGAACGCCACGGAAGGCGTTTCCGAAGTGGCTTCCATTGGCGGTTTTGTCCAGGAATACCAAATTGATGTGAATCCTGACGCGCTCAAAGCTTACGACATCCCCTTGCACCGCGTAATGACGGCAGTAAGGCAGTCTAACAAAGATGTGGGGGCTAAAACCATTGAAATTAATCAGGCGGAATATCTGGTGCGGGGACTGGGCTACATCAAGACCATAGAGGATATTGAAAAGGCCGTAGTGGCGGTCAATGCCAATGTACCCGTCCGTATCCAGGATATTGGCATCGTTACGCTCGGGCCGGCTACCCGAAGAGGGCTGTTGGATAAAGACGGAGCGGAAGTCGTTGGCGGTGTCGTGGTAGCCCGCTACGGCGCCAACCCCTTACAGGTTATTAACAACGTCAAAGATAAAATCGCAGAAATTGCCCCCGGCCTTCCCAAGAAAACACTCGCTAACGGTACGGTTAGCCAACTGACCATCGTCCCGTTCTACGACCGATCCCAATTGATCTACGAGACACTGGGCACCTTGGAAGAAGCCATTTCATTGCAAATTCTCATCTCAATATTGGTAGTGGTGATTATGGTTTTCAACCTGCGCGCTTCTTTGCTTATCGCGAGCATCCTGCCTATTACCGTCCTGATGGTCTTTATTGCCATGCGCTACTTTGGCGTAGATGCCAATATTGTAGCTCTGTCCGGGATCGCCATTGCTATCGGGACGATGATAGACTTGGGGATTATCCTCTCGGAAAACATCATTAAACATCTAGACGAAGCCCCCCCGGAGCAAAAGCTCATTCAAACAATCTATCAGGGTTCAGCCGAAGTCTCTTCCGCTATCCTTACGGCGGTATCTACCACCATTGTCAGTTTTGTACCAGTCTTTACCATGCAGGCCGCTGAAGGAAAGCTTTTTGGCCCCCTGGCCTTTACCAAGACCTTTGCTTTGGTCGCCGCCCTGCTGGTATCGCTGTTTATTTTACCCACCCTGGCGCACTGGTTTTTCGGCTTTAGAATAAAGAATCAGAGACTTCTTACCCTGGTCAATATTGGACTGATGGTAATGGGTGCGATTGCGCTATTCTTTACGCAATGGTGGGCGGGCATCATGCTCATCCTGTTTGGAAGCGTATTCTTCCTGAAGAGCTGGTACGAAAAGTCTAACAGGTCACAGCATTTGTATTCCTGGATCATCACCAAAGCGGAACTTATTGTGGTGGTACTGGGGGTAATCTGGCTACTGGCAGAATATTGGCTTCCCCTCGGGGCCGGTGAGAGTTTGGGGATCAATATCCTCTTTGTTGGTTTTTTGGTTGGGATCATCTTGACGGGCTTTAGTCTGTTAGCCTATTACTACCGCCCTATTTTATCCTGGTGTCTACGGCATAAAACAACTTTCCTGATCATTCCGGCTATGCTTATCCTATTCGGCCTTAACATCTGGCTAGGCTTTAACACCGTGTTTGGATTTGTGGCCAAAGGTTTTGATAAGACCGGTATAGAAATACAAACCACCCGCGTCTGGTCAGGTCTGGCCCATGCCTTTCCGGGTATTGGTAAGGAGTTTATGCCCTCTTTAGACGAAGGAAGCTTTTTACTGATGCCCACGTCCATGCCTCATTCCGGCATGGCGTATAACCGCAAGGTGGTGGGGCAACTGGATATGCTACTCACCAATATTCCTGAAGTGGCCCTCACGGTCGGTAAACTGGGCCGGGTGGAATCCGCACTTGATCCCGCCCCCATCTCTATGTACGAAAATGTCATTAACTATAAACCGGAATACATGGTGGATCAAAGAGGCCGTCGTATCCGCTTTAAAGTCGACAAAGAAGGTAACTATCGCTTACAAAGCGGTGACGTTCTCAGTAACGAGGAAGCCCTAGAACAGGGCATTTCCGCCGATCAGTTAGTACGGGATGACAATGGCACGTATTTTAGAAACTGGCGAGAGCGCATTCAGTCCCCCGATGACATTTGGGATGAGATTGTACAAGTAACGAAAATTCCCGGGGTTACCTCAGCCCCCAAACTTCAACCCATTGAGACCCGATTAGTCATGCTGCAAACCGGTATGCGGGCACCAATGGGTATCAAAGTCTATGGCCCGGATTTGAGAACTATCCAGGATTTTGGATTACAACTGGAAGAAATTCTCAAGAATGTTCCTTCGGTGAAAGCCGAAGCGGTGTTTGCGGATCGCATCGTCGGCAAGCCTTATATGCACCTCAATATCAACCGCGACGAAATTTCCCGATACGGATTGAACGTAGAAGATGTTCAGCAAACCATTGAGACGGCTATTGGTGGCATGAAGATCACCACGACGGTGGAAGGACGAGAACGCTTTCCGGTTCGGGTGCGCTACCCCCGAGAGCTGCGGGATGACCCGGAATCACTGGCAAACATCCTGATGGCTACCCCTACCGGAGCCCAGATTCCTTTAGGCCAACTGGTTGACATTGAATACGTTCGGGGACCGCAAGCCATCAAGAGTGAAGAAACATTTTTGGTCGGCTACGTCCTGTTTGACAAGCGGGATGGTTACGCCGAAGTGGATGTAGTCAATGATGCCCAGGCGGCGATTACCGATCAAATCGAGGCGGGAAATCTGGACGTGCCAGCAGGTATCAGCTACAAGTTTTCCGGCAGCTACGAAAACCAGGTACGGGCCGAAAAGCGGCTGTCCATCATCGTTCCGGTAGTGCTGGCTATCGTTTTTTTAATCCTCTACTTCCAGTTCCGATCCGTTACCACATCGCTGATGATTTTTACCGGTATTGCGATGGCCTTCACCGGCGGGTTCATCATGATTTGGCTCTACGGACAGGACTGGTTTGCCAACTTTTCGCTCTTCAATACCAACATGCGCGACCTGTTTCAGATGCAATCTATCAATTTGAGTGTAGCCGTGTGGGTCGGCTTCATTGCCCTGTTCGGTATTGCAACTGACGATGGCGTATTGATGGGAACCTATCTTGACCAGAGCTTTATCAAAAACCGAACGAAAAGCATTACCGAAATTCGGGATGCCGTCGTAGAGGCCGGTCTACGCCGGATCAGACCGGCGGTGATGACATCGGCCACCACGGTCATTGCCCTACTTCCCATTCTAACGTCAACCGGCCGGGGAGCGGATATTATGATCCCGATGGCAATACCGGCTTTTGGCGGGATGATGGTGGCGGCCGTGACCTATTTTATCGTCCCGGTACTCTATTGCCTTCGGGAGGAACGAAAACTCAGGAAACAATCATGA
- a CDS encoding TolC family protein: MKKIIHVLTVASCVFAGSTMAQDPTLEDYLAIAAENNPELQAQYKAFEAALEKIPQVTGLPDPTLSFGYFISPVETRVGPQRARFSLNQMFPWFGTLKASGDVAALKAEAQYQAFLDQKNQLFYRVSASYYPLYELNQWLTLERENAEIMESYKTIATTKFENAEGTLVDVLRVDLMLKDATTTIEILEEKRQPLESTFNTLLNQSASTPIEIPDTLIISAEAQEISQDSLFRENPVLEELDLKIKASEAQGILAEKQGLPKIGIGLDYVMVGQREDLAPGMSIQDDGQDALMPMVSLSLPLYRGKYRAAKKEAQLMQQGYSLQKEGIINDLITNFEVTTFELSQQSQLIALYQEQIGQTRQVLNLLLTAYSNSGKEFEEVLRVQQQLLTYQKMKATALMKYHIALAKLNYLTAKNY; this comes from the coding sequence ATGAAAAAGATTATACACGTATTGACCGTTGCGAGTTGCGTTTTTGCCGGAAGTACTATGGCACAAGACCCAACACTGGAGGACTATTTAGCCATTGCTGCGGAGAATAATCCGGAACTTCAAGCCCAATACAAAGCCTTTGAAGCTGCCCTGGAGAAAATACCGCAAGTGACAGGCTTGCCTGATCCGACCCTTTCCTTCGGGTATTTTATCTCGCCGGTAGAAACCCGCGTCGGGCCACAACGTGCCCGGTTTTCCCTTAATCAGATGTTCCCCTGGTTTGGAACCCTGAAAGCCAGTGGGGATGTAGCCGCGCTAAAAGCGGAAGCCCAGTATCAAGCTTTTCTAGACCAGAAAAACCAGCTGTTTTATCGGGTATCCGCTTCATACTATCCGCTCTACGAACTCAATCAGTGGCTTACACTGGAGCGAGAAAATGCTGAAATTATGGAGTCCTATAAAACCATTGCCACCACCAAATTTGAAAATGCGGAAGGTACCTTGGTGGATGTGCTTCGCGTGGATTTAATGCTCAAAGATGCCACTACCACTATTGAAATCCTTGAAGAGAAACGGCAACCCCTTGAGAGCACCTTCAATACGTTGCTCAACCAATCAGCGTCTACCCCCATAGAAATACCCGATACCCTGATTATCTCGGCTGAGGCACAAGAGATTAGCCAAGACTCACTGTTTAGAGAGAATCCGGTATTAGAAGAACTGGATTTGAAAATAAAAGCCAGCGAAGCGCAAGGGATTCTCGCGGAAAAGCAGGGGCTGCCCAAAATAGGCATTGGTCTGGACTATGTAATGGTCGGTCAGCGGGAAGACCTCGCACCCGGCATGAGTATACAGGATGACGGTCAGGATGCGTTGATGCCGATGGTTTCCCTGAGCCTACCCCTCTACCGGGGTAAATACCGGGCAGCAAAAAAGGAAGCCCAGCTCATGCAGCAGGGCTATTCCTTGCAAAAAGAAGGGATAATCAACGATCTCATCACCAATTTTGAGGTGACCACCTTTGAGCTGTCCCAGCAAAGCCAACTGATTGCCCTGTATCAAGAGCAAATCGGGCAAACCCGTCAGGTGCTCAATCTTTTATTGACCGCTTATAGTAACTCGGGGAAGGAATTTGAAGAAGTACTCAGGGTACAACAGCAACTGCTCACCTATCAAAAGATGAAAGCAACCGCGCTGATGAAGTACCATATCGCGCTAGCGAAGCTTAATTACTTAACGGCAAAGAATTACTGA
- a CDS encoding heavy metal translocating P-type ATPase → METTDILIPKKKTKIAKQSFPVTGMTCAACASSVESILTHTEGVSNASVNFASSSVLVEYDQALAPTDLQNALQAVGYDLIVDAEDPAEAQENLQRQHYQSIKQRTIWAAVLTLPVFILGMFYMDWIPGRWISMVLSVPILFWFGRSFYINAFKQARHGKASMDTLVALSTGIAFIFSVFNTLFPDFWHARGIHPHVYYEAATVIITFISLGKLLEERAKSNTSSAIKKLMGLQTKTLKVIQNGQEMEMPIASVQKGFTIVVRPGEKIPVDGEVSEGSSFVDESMITGEPVPVEKTKGDQVFAGTVNQKGSFQFVAKKVGGETLLSQIIKMVQEAQGSKAPVQKLVDKIAGVFVPIVMVIAITTFITWMLVGGDDAFTHALLTSVAVLVIACPCALGLATPTAIMVGIGKGAENNILIKDAESLELGHKTNAIVLDKTGTITKGKPTVTDWYWEDGNNYYKQVLLAIESQSEHPLAEAVVARLKEEGLQAEAVTGFQSITGMGAEAQSRDGEYFYIGNQRLLHSKGIIFSASLEKQSSEWRSQGKTVIFFANDTHVLALLAIADEIKESSAEAIKTLQSRGIEVYMLTGDNEQTAKAVADQVGIAHFQAEVMPSDKAAFVEDLQSQGKVVAMVGDGINDSHALAQADVSIAMGKGSDITMDVAKMTLITSDLQAIPKALQLSRKTVRGIKQNLFWAFIYNVIGIPIAAGALYFMNGFLLDPMIAGAAMAFSSVSVVANSLRLKAAKL, encoded by the coding sequence ATGGAGACTACCGATATATTAATTCCCAAGAAAAAAACGAAGATCGCAAAGCAGTCATTTCCAGTCACCGGAATGACGTGTGCCGCTTGTGCATCCAGTGTGGAGTCTATTTTGACCCATACTGAGGGCGTATCCAATGCCAGTGTGAATTTTGCTTCTTCATCCGTGTTGGTGGAATATGATCAAGCCCTCGCCCCGACTGATTTGCAAAATGCCTTGCAGGCTGTTGGCTACGATTTGATTGTAGATGCCGAAGACCCGGCAGAAGCGCAAGAAAACCTGCAAAGACAACATTACCAAAGCATCAAGCAGCGAACCATCTGGGCAGCCGTCCTAACACTCCCAGTTTTTATACTGGGCATGTTTTACATGGACTGGATTCCGGGAAGATGGATTTCAATGGTGCTGAGCGTACCGATCCTGTTCTGGTTTGGACGAAGCTTTTACATCAATGCCTTCAAGCAAGCCCGACACGGCAAAGCCAGTATGGATACGTTGGTTGCCCTCAGTACCGGAATCGCTTTTATCTTCAGTGTTTTTAACACACTCTTTCCTGATTTTTGGCACGCCAGAGGCATTCATCCTCATGTCTACTACGAAGCGGCTACCGTGATTATCACGTTTATATCGCTGGGCAAACTACTGGAAGAACGCGCTAAGTCCAATACCTCATCGGCTATCAAAAAGCTAATGGGATTGCAGACCAAGACGCTTAAGGTCATCCAAAACGGTCAAGAGATGGAAATGCCAATCGCTTCGGTGCAAAAAGGGTTTACGATTGTTGTTAGACCAGGCGAGAAAATACCGGTGGATGGGGAAGTATCCGAAGGGAGTTCGTTTGTAGACGAAAGCATGATTACCGGCGAACCGGTGCCGGTAGAAAAAACCAAAGGCGATCAGGTCTTTGCCGGAACGGTCAATCAAAAAGGAAGTTTTCAGTTCGTTGCCAAGAAAGTCGGTGGCGAAACCTTACTATCCCAAATTATTAAGATGGTACAGGAAGCGCAGGGGAGCAAAGCCCCGGTGCAAAAGCTGGTGGATAAGATTGCTGGCGTTTTTGTGCCTATCGTCATGGTTATCGCCATCACAACATTCATTACCTGGATGCTGGTAGGCGGTGATGATGCCTTTACTCATGCTTTACTTACCTCAGTGGCGGTCTTGGTTATCGCCTGTCCTTGCGCGCTGGGACTAGCAACTCCCACGGCGATAATGGTTGGCATCGGCAAAGGGGCCGAGAACAATATTCTGATCAAAGATGCGGAAAGTCTGGAGCTGGGCCACAAAACCAACGCTATTGTCCTGGACAAAACCGGCACCATCACCAAAGGAAAACCTACGGTGACCGATTGGTATTGGGAAGATGGGAATAACTATTACAAACAGGTGCTGTTAGCCATTGAATCCCAATCCGAACATCCGTTGGCGGAAGCGGTCGTAGCCCGGTTGAAAGAGGAAGGATTACAGGCAGAGGCCGTTACCGGTTTCCAGAGTATCACCGGTATGGGGGCTGAGGCTCAATCTCGTGATGGCGAATATTTTTATATTGGAAATCAACGCTTGCTGCATAGCAAAGGGATTATCTTCTCTGCCTCTTTAGAAAAGCAATCCAGCGAATGGAGAAGCCAGGGCAAGACCGTGATCTTTTTTGCCAACGATACCCACGTTCTGGCTCTATTGGCCATTGCCGATGAGATTAAGGAAAGCTCGGCAGAGGCTATCAAAACCCTGCAAAGCCGAGGTATTGAAGTCTACATGCTCACCGGAGATAATGAGCAAACGGCAAAAGCGGTTGCCGATCAGGTTGGCATAGCACATTTCCAAGCCGAAGTGATGCCATCTGACAAAGCCGCGTTTGTGGAAGACTTGCAGTCGCAAGGCAAAGTCGTGGCGATGGTCGGTGATGGGATTAATGACTCCCATGCCTTAGCCCAGGCCGATGTTAGCATCGCGATGGGTAAAGGCTCAGACATTACGATGGATGTGGCAAAAATGACTCTCATCACCTCGGACTTACAAGCCATTCCGAAAGCGTTACAACTATCCAGGAAAACGGTCAGAGGCATCAAGCAAAACCTGTTTTGGGCCTTTATCTACAATGTGATCGGTATTCCTATCGCTGCCGGAGCCTTGTATTTTATGAATGGCTTTCTCCTTGATCCCATGATTGCCGGAGCCGCGATGGCGTTTAGTTCGGTCTCGGTGGTAGCCAATAGCCTAAGACTAAAGGCGGCAAAACTTTAA
- a CDS encoding four-helix bundle copper-binding protein, with protein MCEWCAQECDAHDHDHCKQCAESCRKCAEECQKMAA; from the coding sequence ATTTGCGAGTGGTGCGCCCAAGAATGCGATGCTCACGATCATGACCATTGCAAGCAATGTGCCGAATCTTGCCGTAAGTGTGCGGAAGAATGCCAGAAAATGGCGGCTTAA
- a CDS encoding efflux RND transporter periplasmic adaptor subunit, protein MKISIQKLVLIGLAILAAGLLLGWLFFGGSSAPEEHSHTEVISGETVWTCSMHPQIRQGEPGQCPICGMDLIPLEEGNDEGLDPMAVSMSPTAMQLANVATAQVGSLRPVKNLQLNGKVQEDERLVFSQTAHFPGRIEKLLVNFTGEYVTKGKPIAYLYSPELVTAQEELFEAYKIRQSQPQLYRAAREKLKNWKLTESQIDKVISSGRAKEEFPINADYSGYVLERNVNLGDHVMAGEAIYEIASLSRVWVLFDIYENDLPWIDKGDSVEFTVASLPGKTYEGKIDYIDPVINPQTRVAQARVVVQNTDKALKPEMFASGSIKAELEERRDELVIPKSAVLWTGKRSVVYVKTSGDQGLHFKMQEIVLGPALEDSYIVESGLTAGEEIAVSGTFSIDAAAQLAGKPSMMAPEGGATMTGHNHGGAPSSMPTSTKESHSGHSMDTLPHVNEMSEAYEADEAFNNQLSAVFRDYLPLKDALIESNVTAANNAARTLLETLEKVDMSLVKDEAHMTWMNDLNVLKTSSQTIANASNLDTIREMLSPLSDQLYHTLKKYQVEIDGYRQYCPMAKDNTGAFWLSDSDEVLNPYFGEAMLTCGEVVSTFK, encoded by the coding sequence ATGAAGATTTCCATTCAAAAACTCGTTCTTATTGGTCTGGCCATACTTGCTGCTGGACTGCTTTTAGGCTGGCTCTTTTTTGGTGGCAGTTCAGCACCGGAAGAACATTCGCATACCGAAGTTATCAGTGGTGAGACGGTATGGACGTGCTCTATGCACCCGCAAATCCGTCAGGGCGAACCGGGACAATGCCCAATTTGCGGCATGGATTTGATCCCCTTGGAAGAAGGTAATGATGAGGGACTTGATCCGATGGCCGTTTCCATGTCACCCACGGCCATGCAACTGGCTAATGTCGCTACCGCGCAAGTAGGAAGCTTACGACCGGTCAAAAACCTGCAACTGAACGGAAAAGTACAGGAAGATGAGCGACTGGTGTTTAGTCAAACCGCTCACTTCCCCGGTCGAATTGAAAAGCTGCTGGTCAACTTTACCGGGGAATACGTCACCAAAGGAAAGCCCATTGCTTACTTATATTCACCAGAATTAGTCACCGCCCAAGAGGAGCTTTTTGAAGCCTATAAAATCCGCCAAAGCCAACCGCAACTCTACCGTGCTGCCCGGGAAAAGCTGAAGAACTGGAAACTCACGGAAAGCCAGATTGATAAAGTCATTAGCTCAGGACGAGCCAAAGAGGAGTTTCCCATTAATGCCGATTATTCCGGTTACGTCTTGGAGAGGAATGTTAATCTGGGCGATCATGTCATGGCGGGAGAAGCCATTTATGAGATCGCCAGCCTATCCCGCGTTTGGGTCTTATTCGATATTTACGAAAACGATCTTCCCTGGATTGATAAGGGTGATTCTGTGGAGTTCACAGTGGCTTCCCTGCCGGGCAAAACCTACGAAGGAAAGATTGATTATATCGACCCCGTGATTAACCCGCAAACGCGCGTGGCCCAAGCGCGGGTGGTCGTTCAAAATACCGACAAGGCATTAAAGCCGGAAATGTTTGCTTCGGGCTCTATCAAAGCCGAACTGGAAGAGCGGCGCGATGAGCTGGTGATTCCCAAGTCAGCAGTCTTATGGACGGGTAAACGTTCCGTCGTCTACGTCAAAACGTCGGGCGATCAGGGACTTCATTTTAAAATGCAGGAAATCGTTTTAGGTCCGGCTCTGGAAGACTCTTACATCGTGGAAAGTGGCCTGACGGCGGGTGAGGAAATTGCTGTCAGTGGCACTTTCTCAATTGATGCTGCCGCCCAGCTCGCCGGAAAGCCCTCTATGATGGCACCCGAGGGAGGAGCGACTATGACCGGGCATAATCATGGAGGCGCGCCTTCTTCTATGCCGACCTCTACCAAAGAAAGTCATAGCGGACATTCAATGGATACCCTTCCACACGTCAATGAAATGAGTGAGGCCTACGAAGCTGATGAAGCCTTTAATAATCAGCTTTCAGCCGTTTTTAGAGACTATCTACCCCTTAAAGATGCATTGATTGAAAGCAATGTGACCGCCGCCAATAACGCAGCACGAACCTTACTGGAGACCCTGGAAAAAGTAGATATGTCTCTGGTGAAAGATGAGGCTCACATGACGTGGATGAACGACTTGAATGTCTTAAAAACTTCAAGCCAAACGATTGCCAACGCCAGTAATCTTGACACGATACGCGAGATGCTTTCCCCCTTGAGTGACCAGCTCTATCACACGTTAAAAAAATATCAGGTTGAGATTGATGGTTATCGGCAGTACTGCCCGATGGCTAAAGACAATACCGGGGCTTTCTGGCTGAGTGACTCTGATGAAGTGCTTAATCCCTACTTCGGGGAAGCCATGCTTACCTGTGGTGAAGTGGTATCAACGTTCAAATAA
- a CDS encoding HYC_CC_PP family protein, which produces MRKIIAISLALLMLFSNMGFAIAIHYCGGMAVESKLMYGHDPLDCGMATMDMAEMDNVDTATVDKQFCPSELTHELQLTKTPCCENEYQSLDVDGDYEPTVVQPSLNLAFVAAFAVSFLEIAFPTKTLTSRYADYSPPLIEQDISVLYQVFRI; this is translated from the coding sequence GTGAGAAAAATCATCGCCATATCGCTTGCCCTATTGATGCTTTTTAGCAATATGGGCTTTGCTATCGCCATACATTATTGTGGTGGAATGGCGGTGGAATCTAAACTCATGTACGGTCATGATCCATTGGATTGTGGGATGGCCACCATGGATATGGCTGAAATGGACAACGTGGATACGGCTACTGTGGACAAGCAATTCTGCCCGTCTGAACTGACCCACGAGCTACAGCTCACGAAAACACCGTGCTGTGAAAACGAATACCAGTCCCTGGATGTAGACGGCGATTACGAACCCACGGTTGTTCAACCGAGTCTTAACCTGGCGTTTGTTGCCGCTTTCGCTGTCTCTTTCCTTGAGATCGCTTTTCCCACGAAAACCTTAACCTCTCGGTACGCCGACTATTCCCCCCCGCTGATTGAGCAGGATATTTCTGTCCTGTATCAGGTATTTCGCATTTGA
- a CDS encoding heavy-metal-associated domain-containing protein: protein MFNQVNTRKMSTLKFKSNINCTGCLSKVTPILNEEKDIQTWEVDLEHDDRILTVKTDKLQADDVEKAVSKAGFQAELIK from the coding sequence ATGTTCAACCAAGTAAATACTAGAAAAATGAGTACGTTAAAATTCAAATCAAATATCAATTGCACTGGATGCTTATCTAAAGTAACCCCTATTTTGAACGAGGAAAAAGACATTCAAACATGGGAGGTTGATCTCGAACATGATGATCGCATTTTAACCGTAAAAACCGATAAACTACAGGCTGATGATGTTGAAAAAGCCGTTAGTAAAGCTGGTTTTCAGGCCGAATTGATAAAGTAA